The following proteins are encoded in a genomic region of Polynucleobacter paludilacus:
- a CDS encoding site-specific DNA-methyltransferase: MAKKETPKSEVLSYRHSDRRKNNPEVGVVNPDTDPDQPKTKYQYDPHIDPSISYDGNRSHIEQLIDDALQSKDYDVMIAALEQLKRQQSPYLAWAGKAEKTNFEVDTVSLHVHERIDPASILSAVRKEIKKDKSKSAPSGQLGLFNAPFENLPLRDAIDFYKHDRGWANRLIAGDSLLVMNSLLQKESMAGEVQMIYFDPPYGIKYGSNFQPFVDKKEVKDRKDEDLTQEPEMIKAFRDTWELGIHSYLTYLRDRIKLAHELLHDTGSIFIQISDENVHLVRNLLDEVFGAENFFSEILFTKKNMPLGGAKLFNPADYIVWYCKDIKKVKFNKLYKNKNIDENSLYNWGEFPDGSTRSLRPSEMNSKFLDENKIKLFLPMDARSSGYSQTMDFPVFCKGKEFKPSAGKSWATTPDGMKTLQQAGRIFGQANTLRYKLYLDDYSVSELSNLWTDTRGEVDRKYVVQTAEKVIERCILMTTEPGDLVFDPTCGSGTTATLAEKLGRRWITCDTSRVALTLAKQRLMTASFDYFELKYPNEGLKGGFIYKAIPHVTLKSIANNPEIREIYTRYENEIKELLVAINADYKSDKELTEEDYPFSIDLDNSSNALIENIEALRKVIKQRQELINASISSHADQDQLIDSPLIDKTKLRISGPFTVEAVPSPMVASLDEKAPILDVDQTISRSGESQRQNDWRNELIKTGIRGKNAQIIKLVDLEPLPDVKYLNATGVVADTGERVVVSFGPEYSLLEQRHVEMAMREAGELFPRPKIIIFCAFDFDPEAAKDIDSTKGIIALKVKMNADLLTDDLKKLKSNNQSFWLMGQPDVAIKKIKDDLWQVEVHGFDYFDTAKGELISGGKGNIASWMLDTDYDSRSLFPRQVFFPMAASKDGWGKLKKEIKAELDESSLAKFGGTISIPFEAGENKRIAVKIVDDRGIESLKVLDLED; this comes from the coding sequence ATGGCCAAAAAAGAAACCCCGAAAAGCGAAGTCCTTAGTTACAGACACTCGGATCGACGCAAAAATAACCCTGAGGTTGGCGTCGTTAATCCAGATACTGATCCAGACCAGCCAAAAACCAAGTATCAATATGATCCACATATAGATCCATCGATCTCATACGACGGAAATCGCTCTCACATAGAGCAGTTAATTGATGATGCTTTGCAATCAAAAGACTATGACGTCATGATTGCAGCTCTAGAGCAGCTAAAACGACAGCAATCGCCCTATCTTGCATGGGCAGGAAAGGCGGAGAAAACTAATTTTGAAGTTGATACTGTTTCTCTTCATGTGCACGAACGTATAGACCCTGCAAGTATTTTGTCTGCAGTGCGAAAAGAAATCAAAAAAGACAAATCAAAATCTGCACCATCTGGTCAATTAGGGCTATTTAATGCTCCTTTTGAAAATCTACCACTACGCGATGCAATTGATTTTTATAAGCATGATAGAGGTTGGGCAAATCGCTTAATAGCAGGCGATAGTTTATTGGTAATGAATAGCCTACTTCAAAAAGAAAGTATGGCGGGCGAAGTTCAAATGATTTACTTTGACCCTCCATATGGCATTAAGTATGGTTCTAATTTTCAACCTTTTGTGGACAAAAAAGAGGTTAAAGATAGAAAAGATGAAGATTTAACCCAAGAACCAGAGATGATCAAGGCCTTTCGAGACACTTGGGAATTGGGAATCCATTCCTATCTCACCTACTTGCGTGACAGAATCAAACTTGCGCACGAGCTATTGCACGATACCGGCAGTATCTTTATACAAATCTCTGATGAAAACGTTCATTTGGTAAGAAATTTACTAGATGAAGTTTTTGGTGCAGAAAACTTTTTCTCGGAGATATTGTTCACTAAAAAAAATATGCCACTAGGTGGTGCAAAGCTCTTTAATCCTGCTGATTATATTGTTTGGTACTGCAAAGACATTAAAAAAGTCAAATTCAATAAGCTATATAAAAATAAAAATATTGATGAAAATAGCTTATACAACTGGGGTGAGTTTCCGGATGGCTCTACCAGATCATTAAGACCATCAGAAATGAATTCCAAATTTCTAGATGAAAATAAAATAAAGTTATTCTTGCCAATGGACGCAAGGTCGTCGGGCTATTCACAAACCATGGACTTTCCAGTCTTTTGCAAGGGCAAGGAATTTAAACCGTCCGCTGGTAAAAGTTGGGCAACTACGCCCGATGGAATGAAGACCCTGCAGCAGGCGGGTCGTATTTTTGGTCAAGCAAATACTTTACGCTACAAACTATATTTGGATGACTACAGTGTCTCTGAATTGAGTAACCTATGGACAGATACTCGTGGAGAGGTTGATCGAAAGTATGTCGTGCAAACCGCAGAAAAGGTTATTGAGCGCTGCATTTTGATGACAACTGAACCTGGGGATTTAGTTTTTGACCCCACTTGTGGATCTGGAACTACAGCAACCTTAGCTGAAAAATTGGGTAGACGGTGGATTACTTGTGACACATCTCGTGTGGCTCTTACCCTAGCAAAACAAAGATTAATGACAGCTAGTTTTGATTATTTCGAGTTGAAATATCCTAACGAAGGTTTAAAAGGTGGGTTTATTTATAAAGCGATACCTCACGTTACATTGAAATCAATAGCGAACAACCCAGAAATTAGAGAGATATATACACGCTATGAAAATGAAATTAAAGAATTGCTTGTCGCTATAAATGCAGACTACAAATCAGATAAAGAATTAACTGAGGAGGACTATCCTTTTTCTATTGATTTAGACAATTCCTCAAATGCGCTCATAGAAAATATTGAAGCATTAAGAAAAGTCATTAAACAAAGGCAGGAGCTAATAAATGCATCAATTTCATCCCATGCCGATCAAGACCAACTGATTGATTCGCCATTAATAGATAAGACGAAACTACGGATCTCGGGACCATTTACCGTGGAGGCTGTCCCCTCACCGATGGTGGCCTCACTAGACGAGAAGGCTCCAATTCTTGATGTTGACCAAACAATATCCAGATCAGGAGAAAGCCAGAGACAGAATGACTGGCGTAACGAACTAATTAAAACTGGAATACGCGGTAAGAATGCTCAAATAATTAAACTTGTCGATCTTGAGCCATTGCCTGATGTTAAATATTTGAATGCTACAGGCGTTGTAGCGGATACCGGTGAAAGAGTAGTTGTCAGTTTTGGTCCTGAATACTCATTGCTTGAGCAGCGGCATGTTGAGATGGCAATGCGGGAGGCTGGGGAACTTTTCCCAAGGCCAAAAATTATTATTTTTTGCGCCTTCGATTTTGATCCAGAGGCCGCAAAGGATATAGATAGCACTAAAGGCATCATTGCTCTGAAGGTCAAAATGAATGCCGACTTATTAACTGATGACTTGAAAAAACTGAAAAGTAATAATCAGTCCTTCTGGTTAATGGGGCAGCCAGATGTTGCGATCAAAAAAATCAAAGATGACTTATGGCAGGTAGAAGTCCATGGTTTTGATTACTTTGATACAGCCAAAGGCGAATTAATTAGCGG
- a CDS encoding helix-turn-helix domain-containing protein, whose amino-acid sequence MAKPSPSYSGLQELVSLGLAIKELRLKANLSQEAFADEVGIDRSYIGGIERGEHNVALINLIKIASALNMTLAQLAQKAKL is encoded by the coding sequence ATGGCCAAACCCTCACCTTCCTATAGCGGACTACAAGAACTGGTGTCATTAGGGCTTGCAATTAAGGAATTGCGCCTTAAAGCTAATCTGTCTCAAGAGGCGTTTGCGGATGAAGTGGGAATTGATAGGAGCTACATAGGAGGGATTGAGCGTGGCGAACATAACGTTGCCCTAATTAACCTTATAAAAATAGCCTCTGCATTGAATATGACACTTGCACAGCTAGCCCAGAAAGCAAAACTTTAG